One window of Lytechinus variegatus isolate NC3 chromosome 2, Lvar_3.0, whole genome shotgun sequence genomic DNA carries:
- the LOC121408806 gene encoding electron transfer flavoprotein beta subunit lysine methyltransferase-like produces MTFLRRLSKFVNNPFSLPYKNQKLSGRWDRRNIFSFKGYRFSDSFGARLFGFTSTPVTAPYFTQTNKSCAARFSSSKHSEDGIPATTPPGRRKSAKSSADLIMQHTQATRDHLTPEIALRLITRECPLWHETTDQCPFIDPFWAFYWPGGQALTRFILDHPELVEGRSVLDVGSGCGASAIAASMRGASRVLANDIDPVAIQAMKLNAVLNGITMDTTAENLIHQPCQENNQWDLVLLGDMFYDRDFTNLVADWLISLIRKHKSRILIGDPGRVYLRDHPMRENLIKLFEISLPSSCVEENRGHSSGYVWEFVLF; encoded by the exons ATGACATTTCTGAGGAGGCTGTCCAAGTTTGTGAACAACCCATTCTCATTACCATATAAGAATCAAAAGCTGAGTGGTAGATGGGACCGGCGAAACATCTTCAGCTTCAAAGGCTATCGATTTTCAGACTCATTTGGAGCAAG ATTATTTGGATTCACTTCCACACCTGTAACAGCACCTTACTTCACACAGACAAACAAAAGTTGTGCTGCTCGTTTTTCAAGTTCCAAGCACAGTGAAGATGGGATCCCAGCCACAACTCCCCCTGGCCGCAGGAAGAGCGCCAAAAGCTCAGCAGACCTAATCATGCAGCACACACAAGCCACGAGAGATCACCTGACTCCAGAGATAGCACTGAGGCTGATTACAAGAGAATGCCCCTTGTGGCATGAGACCACTGACCAGTGCCCATTTATTGACCCTTTCTGGGCCTTCTACTGGCCTGGTGGACAAGCTCTTACAAG GTTTATTCTGGATCATCCAGAGTTGGTCGAAGGTAGATCTGTATTAGATGTAGGATCCGGGTGTGGTGCTTCAGCCATAGCAGCATCTATGAGGGGTGCTAGTAGAGTACTTGCTAATGATATTGATCCCG TTGCAATTCAAGCTATGAAACTTAATGCTGTTCTCAATGGTATTACTATGGACACAACTGCTGAGAACTTGATACATCAACCTTGCCAAGAAAACAACCAATGGGATCTAGTGTTACTTGGGGACATGTTTTACGACAGAGACTTCACCAACCTGGTTGCTGATTGGTTGATTTCGTTGATCAGGAAACACAAGAGCAGAATTTTGATTGGTGACCCAGGTCGGGTGTATTTGAGAGACCATCCGATGAGAGAAAACCTTATCAAGCTGTTTGAGATTAGTCTACCTTCCAGTTGTGTTGAGGAGAATAGGGGTCATAGTTCTGGCTATGTATGGGAGTTTGTCTTATTTTAG